The nucleotide sequence AGTTCAACAGCTCCGTAATGAGCAATCGATGCCTGCGCCTCCTATACCGCCTTGATGCCTACATTCTTTGAATACCGTTTAGTCTGGACGACTAACTTACGCCCATCCTTCGAAATTACAAGATCAGCCCCAAAGTCGCCTGCAGCTTGTGTGACAGTTACGGAAAAACCATGAGCCTTGAATAGATGATTTAAGTAGTGCTCAAATTGTCTACCGCTCATTTTGTCTATGTCTGCAATGCCTGATTTCTTAAGTCTCTCTACTTTAGCTTGATTAACAAGTAAGGCAATCATCGCATATATGACAACTGCAATAACTGCAACAAAAACGCCAGTAGTCATTGACTTCGTGATGTAATATGTACCAAATAGAGAACCAACCATCAATACACCTATTAATCCCTGTAATGGATCTGCTTGTTTCTTTCTTCGTGCCATTATCCACTTTTACGATAGGAAACTCTTAA is from Candidatus Cohnella colombiensis and encodes:
- a CDS encoding restriction endonuclease encodes the protein MARRKKQADPLQGLIGVLMVGSLFGTYYITKSMTTGVFVAVIAVVIYAMIALLVNQAKVERLKKSGIADIDKMSGRQFEHYLNHLFKAHGFSVTVTQAAGDFGADLVISKDGRKLVVQTKRYSKNVGIKAV